In a genomic window of Pedosphaera parvula Ellin514:
- a CDS encoding c-type cytochrome, producing the protein MMRSLVLSFGLCFGLLSGSVRCVADSGASESDRTAIAIEALSRLKGMDLETKPSLKAAVMKVLDSTRGTTNFVTIVRDFQLQDQNVGLLEVAVKYPAEESGVEAMRLVLSSHELTQLNAFLQSTNAAVPKAIEAMGNTREKDIVPVLLPMVGNNQRDVSVRRQAVKSLALVQEGATGLLQLAQEDKLPNDVKFVATSELNQVRWPELKAKAAQVLPLPQGRNTESLPPVAELLKRTGDSAHGAEAFARQEVGCINCHRVKDKGVDLGPALTEIGDKLGKDALFEAILDPSAGIAFGYEAWQLELKNGDEAFGIIVSETAEEITIKDTKAIPTRIKKSEIAKRQQMKTSIMPAGLQQTMSTQELVDLVEYLSRLKKATH; encoded by the coding sequence ATGATGCGTTCCCTTGTTTTGAGCTTTGGACTCTGCTTCGGGTTACTGAGCGGCAGTGTGAGGTGCGTGGCGGATAGCGGAGCTTCGGAATCTGACCGCACCGCGATTGCCATTGAAGCCTTGAGCCGGTTAAAAGGAATGGATCTTGAAACCAAGCCTTCCCTGAAGGCGGCGGTGATGAAGGTTTTGGATTCCACGCGTGGCACCACAAACTTCGTCACGATTGTGCGTGATTTTCAGTTGCAAGACCAGAATGTGGGCCTGCTTGAAGTGGCGGTGAAGTATCCCGCCGAGGAGTCCGGAGTGGAAGCGATGCGGTTGGTGTTGTCCAGCCATGAGCTCACTCAACTAAATGCATTTCTGCAAAGCACGAACGCGGCGGTTCCCAAAGCTATTGAGGCCATGGGAAATACTCGTGAAAAAGACATTGTGCCAGTGCTTTTGCCCATGGTGGGGAACAACCAACGTGATGTCAGCGTTCGGCGGCAAGCGGTGAAATCCCTGGCTCTAGTTCAGGAGGGCGCTACCGGACTGCTGCAATTGGCACAGGAGGATAAACTGCCGAATGATGTTAAGTTCGTGGCGACCTCTGAGCTGAATCAGGTGCGCTGGCCGGAACTTAAAGCCAAGGCGGCGCAGGTGTTGCCACTTCCGCAAGGCAGGAATACTGAATCGTTGCCGCCAGTAGCCGAATTGCTCAAGAGAACGGGTGATTCCGCCCATGGTGCAGAGGCCTTCGCGCGGCAGGAGGTTGGTTGCATTAATTGTCATCGTGTGAAAGACAAGGGCGTGGACCTCGGTCCAGCCTTGACTGAAATTGGTGACAAACTGGGCAAGGATGCGTTGTTTGAAGCGATTTTGGATCCCAGCGCCGGGATTGCATTTGGTTATGAGGCGTGGCAGCTCGAGTTGAAAAATGGAGATGAAGCTTTTGGCATTATTGTGAGCGAGACCGCTGAGGAAATTACCATCAAGGACACTAAAGCCATTCCAACGCGCATCAAGAAAAGCGAAATTGCCAAACGGCAACAGATGAAGACTTCCATTATGCCGGCAGGACTGCAGCAAACCATGTCCACGCAGGAGTTGGTGGATTTGGTGGAGTATCTTTCCAGGTTAAAGAAAGCGACTCATTGA